In Coffea arabica cultivar ET-39 chromosome 9e, Coffea Arabica ET-39 HiFi, whole genome shotgun sequence, the genomic window CAGAGACGTCCATGAGCACCCCTGTAGAAACGAAAGAAGGGCAGGACGTGGACGTTAAGAGCGTAGCACATAGACTTGTGCTCCTCATAATTCACCTGAAGGAACAGCACATCCGGATTCATCTCTGCCAATTGGCATATCTGCAATATACCCCCCAAGCACAACAGAAAGGAAGATATTACTACTTTTCCCAaagacccaaaaaataaaaagaaacgaGAAAAGAAGTCCCTTTCTTTGTAATGCCATAAATAAGCCAGAGTCTTCTGATTACAATAGATTCAGGCCGCTTCCAGAAAGACAGATAAGAGGAGTAGTAAAAGTGTGAAAGTGTGAAATATCAACCTTGGGATGAAGGGCTTTGCAACCACCGCAACCAGGGGAAAAGAAATCAACAACCACTAGCTTGTCCCCAGAGCTTAAGAGAGAATCCACAAGGTGTTGGGCACCCATGACCTCTCTCATGTTAGGTTGGAGGCCTTTCTCCCACCATTTCTGAGCTTTCCCAATAATTCCGCTGGACCTCGTCATGATCTGAGGAAGGTATAGTAAATACTAGGTAAAATTGTTGCAATCAGAAACCCAAATAAAAATATGCTCCATTTCACAATGAGAGGCCTAGCATTATTAGTACAAGTAGTTTAATTGAGGATATTGATGTGATGATATACTACCACTTACTGCTTTACTCGAACATTACAAGAAAAAATTACTCCACTAACTAACTATATGTAGTATAACAACATCTTAATACGAACTACGATGGTAAAATGAAAAACCAGTGGTAACAGTACTAGTGAAGAAAAACGAAATCCTAAATCCTCAGCTATAAAATACTAATACTACTACTTTTATTTGATAATTATAAAGATAATAGTGGGATAGGAGCCGGAGGAGGTAAGGCAGGAAGAATGTGGAGCGGGAATTGAATTGAAGAGGAAAGTAGTACGGGAGGTATCTGACCCGAGGAGGAGCAGAGGTATGAGAGGGGACGTGGCTTTTGGGTTGAGTAGACGGTAGTAGTTCCCCGCCAGAAGCAGAAGTGCAGCGGGAGGAGGAGCTGTTGTTGGTGGTGGTGGCGGTGAGAGGCCTAGATCGGAGCTTCAAGGACCGGGGGAAAGCCATGGAAGATGAAAAAGCAAGAGCAGCAGACGATGATGATTTAGTATCATCATTTCCAGCAGTAGCAGAGGGAAAACTACTCAAACGTCGTATTGGAGAAAAGCAACCGGCTGCTTCAGCCATCATTTGTTTGTTCCTGTAgtataaatttttcttttttcttttttttttcgatcgATGGGTGAGGACTGAGGAGTGGGAGTCTATCACAATTACAGAGCACAACGGTACCTCTCACTAGACTAGATTGGAAGAAATGAAAGGAGCTGAATCTATCATCTCATCTCATCTCACCTGTATCTatggaagaggaagaggaagaagaagaggtcCAAACCAGAagtagcttttcttttcttttcttttctttacaaatGGATGCTGCAGTTGGCGTTTCGGCCTTTTTTTccgctttttttttctttctttttggggGGTTTGGATAATAAAGCGATTCTGGTCTTGACTTTGTGGTGGTAGGA contains:
- the LOC113709536 gene encoding thioredoxin-like 1-1, chloroplastic codes for the protein MMAEAAGCFSPIRRLSSFPSATAGNDDTKSSSSAALAFSSSMAFPRSLKLRSRPLTATTTNNSSSSRCTSASGGELLPSTQPKSHVPSHTSAPPRIMTRSSGIIGKAQKWWEKGLQPNMREVMGAQHLVDSLLSSGDKLVVVDFFSPGCGGCKALHPKICQLAEMNPDVLFLQVNYEEHKSMCYALNVHVLPFFRFYRGAHGRLCSFSCTNATIKKFKDALAKYGADFCSLEPTKGLEEKELLALAANKDLSFNYAPKPQPSVVASEQEKIITEKAVATPGADSERPLPLPLPLPLPFAAQQKMERDPEKRTLISKGRSTG